One region of Thermococcus sp. MAR1 genomic DNA includes:
- a CDS encoding TrkA family potassium uptake protein — protein sequence MIPVLVVRRLLQMKAKVSRNRLLQIAALVFILAAIFALLFMYFENVGFYTAFYWAVITMATIGYGDITPQTEAGRAVAMVAAVAGISTFTALVSILAEYFISSSLRRMMGMHSVRYSGHYVIIGRGSSIPSCVSELTSAISSGEVEMKPIVVVFPDEGERKKVELPEEVEVLIGDPTNPETLERAHVKEASYVILALEDDSKSVFTTLLVKRMSNAKVFVEALRGESLELLKGAGADRVILSRSLAGRLLASSVFEPEVVDVIDDLTTASGGYDITVLERGDLWGVPYVEAMKRLHSEGYFLLGYYKEKPVLNPALNEEIPEGSKLIIIKPGSSSGKR from the coding sequence ATGATCCCAGTACTGGTGGTCAGACGACTTCTCCAAATGAAGGCCAAGGTCAGCAGGAACCGGCTCCTTCAAATAGCGGCACTTGTGTTTATACTGGCGGCTATCTTCGCGTTACTTTTCATGTATTTCGAGAACGTGGGCTTCTACACTGCCTTTTACTGGGCAGTCATAACGATGGCCACAATTGGATACGGTGATATAACTCCCCAAACCGAAGCCGGCCGCGCGGTGGCTATGGTCGCCGCCGTTGCTGGAATCTCGACTTTTACCGCCCTCGTTTCCATTCTAGCCGAATACTTCATTTCATCGTCTCTGAGGAGGATGATGGGAATGCACAGCGTTAGATATTCCGGACACTACGTGATAATCGGCCGCGGGAGCAGCATACCAAGCTGCGTGAGCGAACTCACCTCCGCGATTTCCAGTGGAGAGGTGGAGATGAAACCTATAGTGGTGGTCTTCCCCGACGAGGGCGAGCGGAAGAAGGTCGAGCTTCCAGAGGAAGTGGAGGTTCTCATCGGCGACCCAACGAATCCGGAAACGCTGGAACGCGCCCACGTGAAGGAGGCTTCCTACGTCATCCTTGCCCTCGAGGACGACTCGAAGTCCGTCTTCACTACCCTCCTGGTGAAGCGCATGTCTAATGCGAAGGTATTCGTCGAGGCCCTCCGCGGGGAGAGCCTGGAGCTGCTCAAGGGGGCTGGAGCTGACAGGGTGATACTCAGCAGGAGCCTCGCGGGAAGGCTTCTCGCCAGTTCCGTTTTCGAGCCGGAGGTGGTGGACGTCATAGACGACCTGACCACAGCCTCGGGCGGCTACGATATCACCGTTCTGGAGCGGGGGGACCTGTGGGGCGTCCCCTACGTCGAGGCCATGAAGCGCCTCCACAGTGAAGGCTACTTCCTTCTCGGTTATTACAAGGAAAAGCCCGTTCTCAATCCTGCGCTGAATGAGGAGATTCCCGAAGGGTCAAAACTCATCATCATAAAGCCCGGCTCTTCCAGTGGAAAAAGGTGA
- the radA gene encoding DNA repair and recombination protein RadA — translation MPRKKKAEDEIKELEEFEELDVVEESPSSSTKKKKEKEIRTLEDLPGVGPATAEKLREAGYDSIEAIAVASPMELKEIAGISEGAALKIIQAAREAANIGTFMRADEYMEKRRTIGRISTGSKSLDKLVGGGVETQAITEVFGEFGSGKTQLAHTLAVMVQLPEEEGGLHGSVIWIDTENTFRPERIRQIAENRGLDPDETLKNIYVARAFNSNHQMLLIEKAEEIIKEKAETDRPVKLLVVDSLMAHFRSEYVGRGTLAERQQKLAKHLADLHRIADLYDIAVFVTNQVQAKPDAFFGDPTRPVGGHILAHSATLRIYLRKGKAGKRVARLIDSPHLPEGEAIFRITDKGIED, via the coding sequence ATGCCAAGGAAGAAGAAGGCTGAGGATGAAATAAAAGAGCTCGAAGAGTTTGAGGAGCTCGATGTCGTTGAGGAGTCCCCATCAAGCTCAACCAAGAAAAAGAAGGAGAAGGAAATAAGGACCCTTGAGGATCTCCCAGGGGTTGGTCCTGCCACTGCTGAAAAGCTCCGCGAGGCTGGTTACGACAGCATCGAGGCCATAGCCGTTGCCTCTCCGATGGAACTTAAGGAGATCGCGGGAATAAGTGAAGGTGCAGCGCTCAAGATAATCCAGGCCGCAAGGGAAGCGGCAAACATCGGAACCTTCATGAGAGCAGATGAGTATATGGAGAAGCGCAGAACCATAGGCAGGATTTCCACTGGAAGCAAGAGCCTCGACAAACTCGTTGGTGGTGGAGTCGAGACTCAGGCCATAACCGAGGTTTTCGGTGAGTTTGGTTCCGGAAAGACCCAGCTGGCGCACACCCTTGCGGTGATGGTTCAGCTCCCAGAGGAAGAGGGCGGCCTCCACGGTTCGGTCATCTGGATAGACACCGAGAACACCTTCAGGCCCGAGAGAATAAGGCAGATTGCAGAGAACCGCGGCCTCGACCCCGACGAGACGCTCAAGAACATCTACGTGGCCAGGGCCTTCAACAGCAACCACCAGATGCTCCTCATCGAGAAGGCGGAAGAGATAATCAAGGAGAAGGCAGAAACAGACAGGCCCGTCAAGTTGCTCGTCGTTGACTCGCTCATGGCCCACTTCAGGAGCGAGTACGTGGGCAGGGGAACCCTCGCCGAGAGGCAGCAGAAGCTGGCCAAGCACCTGGCCGACCTGCACCGCATTGCTGACCTCTACGACATAGCTGTCTTCGTCACCAACCAGGTACAGGCCAAACCGGATGCCTTCTTCGGCGACCCGACGAGGCCCGTCGGCGGCCATATCCTGGCCCACAGCGCGACCCTTAGGATTTACCTGAGGAAGGGCAAGGCCGGCAAGCGCGTCGCCAGGCTTATAGACAGCCCACACCTCCCCGAGGGTGAGGCGATCTTCAGGATAACCGACAAGGGCATCGAGGACTGA
- the nucS gene encoding endonuclease NucS, with the protein MSKVKAVQNPSRDELMRIVDSALSSEAMLTIFARCRVHYDGRAKSELGSGDRVIIIKPDGAFLIHQSRKREPVNWQPPGSFVTVEERDGILVLRSVRRKPKEILEVELEEVYLISLFKAEDYEELALTGSEAEMAEMIFRNPELIEPGFKPLFREKQIGHGIVDILGRDKNGNLVVLELKRRKADLHAVSQLKRYVEALKKEHGTVRGILVAPSLTAGAKKLLEKEGLEFRKVEPPKREKLGKGRQKTLF; encoded by the coding sequence ATGTCGAAAGTTAAGGCCGTTCAGAACCCCTCCCGCGATGAGCTCATGAGGATAGTCGATTCCGCCCTGTCATCCGAGGCAATGCTGACGATATTCGCCCGCTGTCGAGTTCACTACGATGGCCGGGCCAAGAGCGAGCTCGGCTCCGGCGACAGGGTGATAATAATCAAGCCGGACGGCGCTTTTCTCATCCACCAGAGCAGGAAGAGGGAACCCGTTAACTGGCAGCCGCCGGGGAGCTTCGTAACGGTTGAGGAGCGCGATGGGATTCTAGTCCTCCGTTCTGTCCGGCGAAAGCCGAAGGAGATACTTGAAGTCGAGCTTGAGGAAGTCTATCTGATCTCCCTGTTCAAGGCTGAGGACTACGAGGAGCTCGCTTTAACGGGCAGCGAGGCAGAGATGGCGGAGATGATATTCCGAAACCCGGAACTCATCGAGCCGGGCTTCAAGCCCCTCTTCAGAGAGAAGCAGATCGGCCACGGCATAGTGGACATCCTAGGGCGCGATAAGAACGGAAACCTCGTCGTCCTTGAGCTGAAGCGCAGGAAAGCTGATTTGCATGCCGTAAGCCAGCTCAAGCGATACGTTGAAGCGCTGAAAAAAGAACACGGGACTGTGAGGGGGATACTGGTAGCACCGTCCCTTACCGCTGGTGCAAAGAAGCTCCTCGAAAAGGAGGGCCTTGAGTTCAGGAAGGTCGAGCCTCCGAAGAGGGAAAAGCTCGGAAAGGGCAGGCAGAAAACCCTGTTTTAG
- a CDS encoding DUF473 domain-containing protein: MEAITLAGIARRVLDELLRSPYKTLELRSARNVIALERAKELGRVFLTYETFQDVTVGTEGLLAEILRLESMEQRIPWEESDEREVTVCRAQVRLLGLGRIVEVRKRNTVLVVRVREMLPQEMDIG, from the coding sequence ATGGAGGCGATAACCCTCGCCGGAATTGCGAGACGGGTTCTCGATGAGCTTTTGAGGAGCCCGTACAAGACACTTGAACTAAGGAGCGCGAGGAACGTTATTGCACTTGAAAGAGCTAAAGAGCTTGGAAGGGTCTTCCTCACCTACGAGACTTTCCAAGACGTTACCGTGGGCACGGAGGGGCTCCTCGCGGAGATACTCCGCCTGGAGAGCATGGAGCAGAGGATTCCCTGGGAGGAGAGCGACGAGAGGGAAGTGACCGTGTGCAGGGCACAGGTGAGGCTCCTGGGCCTCGGCAGGATAGTTGAGGTGAGGAAGAGGAACACGGTGCTGGTGGTCAGGGTTCGCGAGATGCTGCCCCAGGAGATGGACATAGGCTAA
- a CDS encoding proteasome assembly chaperone family protein, translating into MDNGGPVKIVLPEIRNPILIEGYPGIGLVGHIAANFLAKELGMEMIGYVESPFIPPMALILDGKPNPPLRFYGKDNLILAMADIYVPPTLVSEIARELVRYLKEMGAKKVVSLGGIGIGFFKEKMDVWGVGAREELNRELENLGVKILQYGSIMGMSGKLLWEASKEKLDAYVLLGETFGDRPDPRAAANVIEVLKKLTPIEVSTEPLIKEAEMIEAQLRKMHEQMEQARRKAEKQYESIYL; encoded by the coding sequence ATGGACAACGGGGGGCCTGTGAAGATAGTGCTCCCGGAGATAAGGAATCCTATACTGATAGAGGGCTACCCAGGGATAGGCCTGGTTGGCCACATAGCGGCCAACTTCTTGGCGAAAGAGCTCGGAATGGAGATGATAGGCTACGTGGAAAGTCCGTTCATCCCGCCCATGGCGCTGATCCTCGACGGCAAGCCCAACCCTCCGCTGAGGTTCTACGGCAAGGACAACCTGATACTGGCCATGGCGGACATCTACGTCCCACCCACCCTGGTGAGCGAGATAGCCCGGGAGCTCGTGAGGTATCTCAAGGAGATGGGGGCAAAGAAGGTAGTGTCATTAGGGGGCATCGGGATAGGCTTTTTCAAGGAGAAGATGGACGTGTGGGGTGTTGGAGCAAGGGAAGAGCTGAACAGGGAACTTGAGAACCTGGGGGTGAAAATCCTCCAGTACGGCTCAATAATGGGGATGAGCGGGAAGCTCCTCTGGGAGGCCAGCAAGGAGAAACTCGATGCCTATGTCCTCCTCGGCGAGACCTTCGGGGACAGACCCGACCCGAGGGCCGCTGCGAACGTCATAGAGGTTCTCAAGAAGCTGACGCCAATAGAGGTCTCAACGGAGCCGCTCATCAAGGAGGCGGAGATGATAGAGGCCCAGCTGAGGAAGATGCACGAGCAGATGGAGCAGGCGAGGAGAAAGGCCGAGAAGCAGTACGAGAGCATCTACCTGTGA
- a CDS encoding S-methyl-5'-thioadenosine phosphorylase → MVKIGIIGGSGVYGVFEPKETLKVHTPYGRPSAPVEIGEIEGVEVAFIPRHGKHHEFPPHEVPYRANIWALKELGVERVIGVTAVGSLREEYKPGDIVITDQFIDFTKKRDYTFYNGPRVAHVSMADPFCPEMRKIFYETAKELGFPVHEKGTYVCIEGPRFSTRAESFMFRQYAHIIGMTLVPEVNLARELGMCYVNIVTVTDYDVWADKPVDAQEVLKVMKENNYKVQELLRKAIPRIPEERKCGCSDVLKSMFV, encoded by the coding sequence ATGGTGAAGATTGGTATTATAGGTGGTTCCGGTGTTTACGGCGTCTTCGAGCCGAAAGAAACCCTGAAGGTCCACACGCCCTACGGCAGGCCTTCGGCTCCAGTGGAAATAGGCGAAATCGAGGGCGTTGAGGTCGCTTTTATCCCGAGACACGGCAAGCACCACGAGTTCCCGCCCCATGAGGTTCCCTATAGGGCAAACATCTGGGCGCTCAAAGAGCTCGGCGTTGAGAGGGTCATCGGTGTTACGGCTGTGGGCTCGCTCCGGGAGGAGTACAAACCGGGGGACATCGTCATAACCGACCAGTTCATCGACTTCACCAAAAAGAGGGACTACACCTTCTACAACGGACCGCGCGTTGCCCACGTTTCCATGGCCGACCCCTTCTGCCCGGAGATGAGGAAGATATTCTACGAGACGGCGAAGGAGCTCGGCTTTCCGGTCCACGAAAAGGGCACCTACGTCTGCATCGAGGGGCCGAGGTTCTCAACGCGCGCTGAGAGCTTCATGTTCAGGCAGTATGCCCACATCATTGGCATGACGCTCGTTCCTGAGGTAAACCTAGCCAGGGAGCTCGGCATGTGCTACGTCAACATAGTGACCGTTACCGACTACGACGTCTGGGCTGACAAGCCCGTCGATGCACAGGAAGTGCTCAAGGTGATGAAGGAAAACAACTACAAGGTCCAGGAACTGCTCAGGAAGGCCATCCCGAGGATTCCAGAGGAGAGGAAGTGCGGCTGTTCCGATGTGCTGAAGAGCATGTTTGTGTGA
- a CDS encoding thermonuclease family protein has protein sequence MKKVALVAALVFISVLLIPFASAYEFQAYGYVTKVVDGDTVWFHSYYGYRAGETFKIRFADINAPEIYTDEGKESKAALEWLFDTYGRYVYLDVDDVYETDRYGRVVAVVYLPFWYYGYALNVNEWLVESGYASIWDHYNEFNPYSWSLWVPI, from the coding sequence ATGAAGAAGGTTGCTTTAGTTGCTGCCTTGGTGTTCATTTCAGTGCTCCTGATTCCTTTTGCCAGCGCCTACGAGTTCCAGGCCTATGGGTACGTCACAAAGGTCGTCGATGGCGACACCGTGTGGTTCCACTCCTACTACGGCTACAGGGCTGGAGAAACCTTCAAGATCCGCTTTGCCGACATAAACGCGCCCGAGATATACACCGATGAAGGCAAGGAATCGAAGGCCGCCCTGGAGTGGCTCTTTGACACCTACGGCCGCTACGTCTACCTCGACGTCGATGATGTCTACGAAACCGACCGCTACGGCAGGGTCGTAGCAGTTGTCTATCTCCCGTTCTGGTACTACGGCTACGCCCTGAACGTCAATGAGTGGCTCGTCGAGAGCGGCTACGCGAGCATCTGGGACCACTACAACGAGTTCAACCCCTACTCCTGGAGCCTCTGGGTTCCCATTTGA
- a CDS encoding amidohydrolase family protein: protein MSILIKNGHVIYGESFEVVEADVLIEGNRIAKVAKDINEAADTVIDAKGMVVSPGFVNLHTHSPMGLFRGLADDLPLMDWLQNHIWPREAKLTREYTKVGAYLGALEMIKTGTTAFLDMYFFMDAVAEAVLDSGLRGYLSYGMIDLGDPEKTGKEIKEALRTMEFIERLNSERVHFVFGPHAPYTCSIALLKEVRKLANEHGKLITIHVSETMAEIGQITERYGKSPVVLLDEIGFFGRDVIIAHGVWLDSRDIQILARHGVTVAHNPGSNMKLASGVMPLQRLLNAGVNVGLGTDGSASNNNLDMLDEMKLAALLHKVHNLDPTVADAKTVFKMATINGARALRLNAGVIKPGYLADIAIIDFNQPHLRPINNVISHLVYSASGNDVETTIVDGKILMLDREVLTLDEEKILDEAEKTIEKLA, encoded by the coding sequence ATGAGCATTCTCATCAAGAACGGTCACGTCATTTATGGCGAGAGCTTTGAGGTCGTCGAGGCCGACGTTCTCATCGAGGGAAACCGCATTGCCAAGGTTGCCAAGGATATAAACGAGGCGGCCGATACAGTCATCGATGCGAAGGGAATGGTCGTTTCTCCGGGCTTCGTAAACCTGCACACCCACTCCCCGATGGGACTCTTCCGCGGTCTCGCCGACGATCTGCCGCTCATGGACTGGCTCCAGAACCACATATGGCCGCGGGAGGCAAAGCTCACCCGCGAATACACCAAGGTTGGCGCGTACCTTGGCGCGCTGGAGATGATAAAGACAGGTACAACGGCCTTCCTCGACATGTACTTCTTCATGGACGCCGTTGCGGAGGCCGTTCTTGACTCCGGGCTGAGGGGCTACCTCTCCTACGGGATGATAGACCTCGGCGACCCCGAGAAGACGGGGAAGGAGATAAAGGAGGCCCTCCGCACGATGGAGTTCATCGAGAGGCTCAACTCGGAAAGGGTTCACTTCGTCTTCGGACCCCACGCGCCCTACACCTGCTCTATAGCCCTGCTCAAGGAAGTAAGGAAGCTGGCGAACGAGCACGGCAAGCTCATCACCATCCACGTCAGCGAGACGATGGCCGAGATAGGCCAGATAACCGAGCGCTACGGCAAGAGTCCCGTGGTTTTACTCGATGAAATCGGCTTCTTTGGGAGGGACGTCATCATAGCCCACGGTGTCTGGCTCGACAGCAGGGACATCCAGATACTCGCGAGGCACGGCGTTACGGTAGCCCACAACCCCGGCTCAAACATGAAGCTCGCGAGCGGTGTGATGCCCCTCCAGAGGCTCCTGAACGCTGGTGTAAACGTTGGCCTCGGCACCGATGGAAGCGCAAGCAACAACAACCTCGACATGCTCGACGAGATGAAGTTAGCGGCTCTGCTCCACAAGGTCCACAACCTCGATCCAACGGTGGCGGACGCTAAGACCGTCTTCAAGATGGCCACCATCAACGGGGCCAGAGCTTTGCGCCTCAACGCGGGTGTGATAAAACCCGGTTATCTGGCGGACATAGCAATCATTGACTTCAACCAGCCCCACTTGAGGCCGATTAACAACGTTATAAGCCACCTCGTCTATTCCGCCAGCGGAAACGATGTTGAGACTACGATAGTCGACGGAAAAATCCTCATGCTCGACAGGGAAGTGCTCACCCTCGACGAGGAGAAAATCCTTGATGAGGCCGAAAAAACGATAGAAAAGCTGGCCTGA
- a CDS encoding [protein ADP-ribosylglutamate] hydrolase, with product MPSFEIVRGDITRFPGEAIVNAANRYLEHGGGVAYAIAKAAAGDAREYIEISKEAMREQLGKDSIEHGEVVVTPAMRLEKFGIKYVIHTVGPYCGGRWDGNKKEKLRKAILGALRMADELGVKTIAFPAVSAGIYGCPLEEVVRTFKEVVEGFSTEARSVERVYLVLYSEGDYRTAVETLGLG from the coding sequence ATGCCCTCCTTTGAGATTGTCCGTGGGGACATAACCCGCTTTCCGGGGGAGGCCATAGTGAACGCGGCCAACCGCTATCTGGAACACGGCGGTGGCGTCGCCTATGCAATAGCGAAGGCCGCAGCTGGAGACGCTCGCGAGTACATCGAGATAAGCAAGGAGGCGATGAGGGAACAGCTCGGAAAGGACTCCATCGAGCACGGCGAAGTGGTTGTAACGCCGGCGATGAGGCTCGAAAAGTTTGGGATCAAATACGTCATTCACACGGTCGGACCCTACTGCGGCGGTCGCTGGGACGGCAACAAGAAAGAGAAGCTCAGAAAAGCCATCCTCGGCGCGCTGAGAATGGCCGATGAACTGGGCGTCAAAACGATAGCCTTTCCAGCGGTAAGTGCTGGAATCTACGGCTGTCCGCTGGAGGAGGTCGTGAGGACGTTCAAGGAGGTTGTGGAGGGGTTCTCGACGGAAGCAAGGAGCGTTGAGAGGGTTTACCTTGTGCTGTATTCGGAGGGGGATTACAGAACTGCGGTTGAAACCCTCGGTTTGGGCTGA
- a CDS encoding NAD(P)H-hydrate dehydratase: MRIEDVYIWDINAEWLGITPYQLMENAGAGVARVIEERFGKGLRVAVFSGTGNNGGDGFVAARHLSFENDVTLFLVGDEAKIRSEEARHNWETLKGLDFVRIKVLKDSAYIKALDLSGFDVIIDALLGAGTRGEPREPIRSAIEKINEYAGKAKIVSVDLPSGYPSGVRVNADFAVTFQWDKEEYEGFERVVVKIGYPKELYHLVGPGDAKFALRKRGEHKGQNGKLLIIGGSSSYYGAPYLASKGASYLVDLVYLVMPSEPAERISDPDLILRPVEGRNFSPGHVDELLSIAEKVDAVVLGPGIGLAEETKEFVREFVKRCEKPLVIDADALKAVAEDLGVLKGKAFVLTPHVGEFAVLFGVKPEGSLAEKAEVVMGKAREIGGVILLKGPYDIISDGKTWKYNRTGNRGMTTGGTGDVLAGIVGALLALGNEPLRAASIGAFLNGLAGDMVKEKLGENFTALEVAKKVPYAVKWAVEF, encoded by the coding sequence ATGCGCATCGAGGACGTTTACATCTGGGACATCAACGCGGAGTGGCTCGGCATAACTCCTTACCAGCTCATGGAGAACGCTGGGGCTGGCGTTGCCAGAGTTATAGAGGAGCGCTTTGGAAAGGGGCTGAGGGTGGCGGTCTTCTCCGGCACCGGCAACAACGGCGGCGACGGATTTGTTGCCGCCCGGCATCTCAGCTTCGAGAACGACGTTACTCTTTTCCTCGTCGGAGATGAGGCGAAGATAAGGAGCGAAGAAGCGAGACACAACTGGGAGACACTCAAGGGCCTGGACTTCGTGAGAATCAAGGTTCTCAAGGACTCGGCATACATTAAAGCCCTTGATTTGTCTGGCTTTGACGTTATCATCGACGCCCTCCTTGGGGCCGGCACGAGGGGCGAGCCGCGCGAGCCGATACGCTCTGCGATAGAGAAGATTAACGAATACGCGGGAAAGGCGAAGATAGTCAGCGTTGACCTGCCGAGCGGTTATCCAAGTGGAGTTCGCGTCAATGCCGACTTCGCGGTGACCTTCCAGTGGGACAAGGAGGAGTATGAGGGCTTCGAGCGCGTTGTGGTTAAGATAGGTTATCCGAAGGAGCTCTACCACCTCGTCGGCCCCGGTGATGCAAAGTTCGCTTTAAGGAAGAGGGGCGAGCACAAGGGGCAGAACGGTAAACTGCTCATCATCGGTGGGAGTTCCAGCTATTACGGCGCTCCTTACCTTGCTTCCAAGGGGGCGAGCTACCTCGTCGATTTGGTTTACTTAGTGATGCCCTCCGAACCGGCGGAACGGATAAGCGACCCCGATCTGATACTCAGGCCAGTCGAGGGAAGAAACTTCTCGCCGGGGCACGTTGATGAACTCCTGAGCATAGCTGAAAAGGTTGATGCCGTCGTCCTCGGCCCTGGAATCGGTCTCGCCGAGGAAACGAAGGAGTTCGTCAGGGAATTTGTAAAGCGTTGCGAAAAGCCTTTAGTCATAGACGCCGATGCCCTGAAGGCGGTGGCCGAGGACCTGGGTGTTCTCAAGGGCAAGGCCTTCGTTCTAACTCCCCACGTCGGTGAGTTTGCGGTTCTCTTCGGCGTGAAGCCTGAGGGTTCACTCGCGGAGAAGGCTGAGGTGGTGATGGGGAAGGCAAGGGAAATTGGCGGCGTTATCCTTCTCAAAGGTCCCTACGACATCATCAGCGACGGAAAAACCTGGAAGTACAACAGAACCGGCAACAGGGGCATGACCACCGGGGGAACCGGGGACGTTCTAGCCGGAATCGTTGGAGCACTCCTTGCACTCGGCAACGAGCCGCTAAGGGCCGCTTCCATTGGTGCCTTCCTCAACGGCCTCGCCGGGGACATGGTAAAGGAAAAGCTTGGCGAGAACTTCACTGCTTTGGAGGTTGCCAAAAAGGTTCCGTATGCCGTGAAGTGGGCCGTGGAGTTCTGA
- a CDS encoding alpha-amylase: MARKVLVAILVLLVFLSVSVVPAKAETLENGGVIMQAFYWDVPMGGIWWDTIAQKIPDWASAGISAIWIPPASKGMSGGYSMGYDPYDYFDLGEYYQKGTVETRFGSKQELINMINTAHAYGMKVIADIVINHRAGGDLEWNPFVNDYTWTDFSKVASGKYTANYLDFHPNEVKCCDEGTFGSYPDIAHEKSWDQYWLWASQESYAAYLRSIGIDAWRFDYVKGYGAWVVKDWLSWWGGWAVGEYWDTNVDALLNWAYNSNAKVFDFPLYYKMDEAFDNNNIPALVDALRYGQTVVSRDPFKAVTFVANHDTDIIWNKYPAYAFILTYEGQPVIFYRDYEEWLNKDRLRNLIWIHDHLAGGSTDIVYYDSDELIFVRNGYGDKPGLITYINLGSSKVGRWVYVPKFAGSCIHEYTGNLGGWVDKYVSSSGWVYLEAPAHDPANGQYGYSVWSYCEVE, from the coding sequence ATGGCCAGAAAGGTGTTGGTGGCAATTCTAGTACTTCTGGTCTTTCTCAGCGTCTCGGTGGTTCCGGCGAAGGCGGAAACCCTTGAGAACGGCGGCGTCATAATGCAGGCCTTCTACTGGGACGTCCCCATGGGCGGTATTTGGTGGGACACAATAGCCCAGAAGATACCCGACTGGGCCAGCGCAGGAATTTCAGCAATATGGATTCCGCCAGCGAGCAAGGGCATGAGCGGCGGCTATTCTATGGGCTACGACCCCTACGACTACTTCGACCTCGGCGAGTACTACCAGAAGGGAACAGTGGAAACGAGATTCGGCTCGAAGCAGGAGCTCATAAACATGATAAACACCGCCCACGCCTACGGCATGAAGGTGATAGCGGACATAGTCATAAACCACCGCGCCGGCGGCGACCTAGAGTGGAACCCCTTCGTGAACGACTACACCTGGACAGACTTTTCCAAGGTCGCCTCCGGCAAGTACACCGCCAACTACCTCGACTTCCACCCCAACGAGGTCAAGTGCTGCGACGAAGGGACCTTCGGGAGCTATCCTGACATCGCCCACGAGAAGAGCTGGGATCAGTACTGGCTCTGGGCCAGCCAAGAGAGCTACGCCGCCTATCTCAGGAGCATCGGCATCGACGCCTGGCGCTTCGACTACGTCAAGGGTTATGGAGCGTGGGTCGTCAAGGACTGGCTCAGCTGGTGGGGAGGCTGGGCCGTCGGAGAGTACTGGGACACCAATGTCGATGCACTCCTGAACTGGGCATACAACAGCAACGCCAAGGTCTTCGACTTCCCGCTCTACTACAAGATGGACGAGGCCTTCGATAACAACAACATCCCTGCCCTCGTTGATGCCCTCAGATACGGTCAAACAGTGGTCAGCCGCGACCCGTTCAAGGCTGTGACTTTCGTGGCAAACCACGACACCGACATAATCTGGAACAAGTATCCAGCTTATGCGTTCATCCTCACCTACGAGGGTCAGCCCGTCATATTCTACCGCGACTACGAAGAGTGGCTCAACAAGGACAGGCTCAGGAACCTCATCTGGATACACGACCACCTCGCGGGAGGGAGCACCGACATAGTCTACTACGACAGCGACGAGCTGATCTTCGTGAGAAACGGCTACGGGGACAAGCCGGGACTGATAACCTACATCAACCTCGGCTCAAGCAAGGTCGGAAGGTGGGTCTACGTTCCGAAGTTCGCCGGCTCGTGCATACACGAGTACACCGGCAACCTCGGTGGCTGGGTGGACAAGTACGTCTCCTCCAGCGGCTGGGTCTACCTTGAGGCCCCTGCCCACGACCCGGCCAATGGTCAGTACGGCTACTCCGTCTGGAGCTACTGTGAGGTAGAGTGA
- a CDS encoding winged helix-turn-helix domain-containing protein translates to MREVLIITEPERVRVLSDETRFKILQLLRDRPMTINELSDAIGKDRTTIYRHVKMLESAGLVEELEIHGNERVYARAARIFLIKADPDESVEEFRQDYLQVEAEKLVQILEKAGFRIEDRETLKKLAKEVLNEIELNSQPIIKMISQANVDLTEIELFHLLNMLVFLQSCELCKKAKEVKELVEF, encoded by the coding sequence GTGAGGGAAGTCCTCATTATTACGGAGCCGGAAAGGGTAAGGGTGCTCTCGGATGAAACCCGATTTAAAATTCTTCAACTGCTCAGAGACAGGCCAATGACGATCAACGAGCTCAGCGACGCCATAGGAAAGGACAGAACGACTATATACAGGCACGTGAAAATGCTTGAATCAGCGGGCCTCGTGGAGGAGCTGGAGATTCACGGGAACGAGAGGGTCTACGCAAGGGCGGCGAGGATATTCCTCATAAAAGCGGATCCGGATGAGAGCGTCGAGGAGTTCAGGCAGGACTACCTCCAGGTGGAGGCAGAGAAGCTGGTTCAGATCCTGGAGAAGGCAGGATTCCGGATAGAGGACAGGGAGACGCTCAAGAAACTGGCGAAGGAAGTCCTGAACGAGATAGAGCTCAACTCCCAGCCCATAATCAAAATGATATCCCAGGCCAACGTTGACCTCACGGAGATAGAGCTCTTCCACCTCCTCAACATGCTGGTCTTCCTTCAGAGCTGCGAGCTGTGTAAGAAAGCGAAGGAAGTGAAGGAGCTGGTTGAGTTTTAA